AATTTGAGTTTTATTACTTTTTGCATATTGTTTAAAATACTCTTTCTTTGGGTTGTCTAATGAGATCATGTCTTTTCCTAGCATATTTATATCTTCCTCTCTGATTTAAAATAAAAAAAGGTACCTCAAATAATTAGAGGTACCAGGTGCATACTGATAGTTTACAAAAATAGTTGATAATATTTTTACAACCAGTTAAAATTGAAAGTGTTATAGGTTAACTTTAAGAGAACTTTTTTAAATTTAATAGATACAATGTGTATCTATATTTTTTTCTCTTTAGGTTTCATGATAGGTAACTTTTCATAGCTACAACTTGACCTATAGTACTTTTCATACGTTAAATAAGGTGTTTATTTCACCTTAATATAAATGGTACCTAAATTATTTGATTGTCAAAGGTCGATAAAACGGGTATCAATCCATAAAAAATAATCGTTAAGATGATTCGTAAAATCATCAATGACTAACTGGTACTAGTAATACCGTTTAGTCGAAAGTGTTGTTGAGACACAAAAAACTAATAGCATGGGGATGCTATTGGTAAGATCTAAGTCGAGCTGGGGAGCTCGGCTTTTTTCTTTGCCTTTGTTCGTCATAATCTGTATTTCCATTTTACCAATTATGACGGTTATCCACAATATTTATTTAAGATTATTTAAGAAAATCGAAAATAAAGGGGGTTATCCACAGAAAATGTGGATACTAGTTTACATAATTTAAAAATATTAGCTTTTATTGATTTTTTCAGATTCAAATTTTTGTATTAATTTGTAAAAAGTTGTTCTTTTTAATTCTAATTCTTCCATTGCTTCTATCGCTTTAATTTCTCCATCTTTCCAACGCTTGTACACTTCCTTAAAGTTAGGAGGGAATGTAGCAGCAGGTCTTCCAAACGTTGCTCCTCGTCTTTGTGCGGCGTCAATACCTTCTCTTTGTCTCTCTTTAATTTTCCGTCTCTCTTCTTCTGCAAAGAATGATAGTATCTGTAGTACTAAATCACTTACAAACGAGCCTAATACATCTTTATACTGTCTTGTATCTAATAAAGGCATGTCCAAAACAACAATATCTGCTCCGATCTCCTTCGTTATTTCATTCCACTCTTTTAAAATATCGTCTTTATTTC
This Bacillus clarus DNA region includes the following protein-coding sequences:
- a CDS encoding recombinase family protein; its protein translation is MNKRFAYIRVSDKTQNENRQLDEMLQQEIEERDIFIDKASGKDFNRPKYQALKQMLRAGDVLYIKSIDRFGRNKDDILKEWNEITKEIGADIVVLDMPLLDTRQYKDVLGSFVSDLVLQILSFFAEEERRKIKERQREGIDAAQRRGATFGRPAATFPPNFKEVYKRWKDGEIKAIEAMEELELKRTTFYKLIQKFESEKINKS